One genomic window of Borreliella burgdorferi B31 includes the following:
- a CDS encoding ABC transporter permease translates to MTISKNVFSKFILKFLNSSAFVSVFALFVGFLIVGLVVMGLGHSPFRMYFIILEIIFSSPKHLGYVLSYSAPLIFTGLSIGISLKAGLFNIGVEGQFILGSIVALIASVLLDLPPILHVITIFIITFLASGSLGILIGYLKAKFNISEVISGIMFNWILFHLNNIILDFSFIKRDNSDFSKPIKESAYIDFLASWKLSPEGLAYRSSHPFVNELLKAPLHFGIILGIIFAILIWFLLNKTIIGFKINATGSNIEASRCMGINVKAVLIFSMFLSAAVAGLAGAIQLMGVNKAIFKLSYMQGIGFNGIAASLMGNNSPIGIIFSSILFSILLYGSSRVQSLMGLPSSIVSLMMGIIVLVISASYFLNKIVLKGVKRVKYNNILD, encoded by the coding sequence ATGACAATTAGTAAAAACGTATTTAGTAAATTTATTTTGAAATTTTTAAATTCTTCAGCATTTGTTAGTGTATTTGCTCTATTTGTTGGATTTTTAATTGTTGGGCTAGTGGTGATGGGGCTTGGTCATTCTCCTTTTAGAATGTATTTTATAATATTAGAAATTATTTTTTCTTCTCCCAAACATTTAGGTTATGTTTTAAGTTATTCAGCTCCTTTGATTTTTACAGGTCTTTCTATTGGTATTTCTTTAAAAGCGGGTCTTTTTAATATTGGGGTTGAAGGCCAGTTTATACTAGGATCTATTGTTGCTTTAATAGCATCAGTTTTACTTGATTTGCCTCCAATTTTACATGTAATTACTATTTTTATTATTACTTTTTTAGCTTCAGGCAGTTTAGGAATTTTAATCGGATATTTAAAAGCCAAATTCAATATTAGCGAAGTGATTTCAGGAATAATGTTTAATTGGATATTATTTCATTTAAATAATATAATTTTAGATTTTAGTTTTATTAAAAGAGATAATAGTGATTTTTCAAAACCCATTAAAGAAAGCGCATATATTGATTTTTTAGCTTCTTGGAAGCTCTCACCAGAAGGTCTTGCTTATAGATCTTCTCATCCTTTTGTTAATGAGCTTTTAAAAGCACCTCTTCATTTTGGAATAATTTTAGGTATAATTTTTGCTATTTTAATATGGTTTTTACTTAATAAAACTATTATTGGATTTAAAATAAATGCCACAGGAAGTAATATTGAAGCTTCAAGATGTATGGGTATTAATGTAAAAGCTGTGCTAATTTTTTCAATGTTTCTCTCAGCAGCTGTTGCAGGTCTTGCTGGTGCTATTCAACTTATGGGTGTTAATAAAGCTATATTTAAGCTTTCTTATATGCAAGGAATTGGTTTTAATGGGATAGCTGCTTCTCTTATGGGAAACAATTCGCCAATTGGCATAATATTTTCTAGCATTCTTTTTTCTATATTGCTTTATGGAAGCAGTAGAGTTCAAAGTTTAATGGGCCTTCCATCTTCAATTGTATCTTTGATGATGGGAATAATTGTTCTTGTAATTTCTGCTAGCTATTTTTTAAATAAAATTGTTTTAAAAGGTGTTAAGCGTGTCAAATATAATAATATTCTTGATTAG
- a CDS encoding ABC transporter permease, which translates to MSNIIIFLISETLINSQTLILAGLGGLISEKSGIINIGLEGIMTIGAFSGATVAYFTNDPLFSIFAGGLAGLVLAILHAVFTIFLKSDQIITGMALNFLGPAIAVFISTLIFSSISTPPIEIKLPILFDGILNKTSFIFQIFGKRYSVYIAILSVVLFHIVFKYTKIGLRINASGENPEVLESVGVSVNKIRFFCVLLSGFLAGVSGAVLTTVVASSYVQGVTGGQGFIAIVMLIFGKWTPLGVLIGSFLFSFVKTLAIVLAQLPFFSLIMPPKMLVITPYLIIILSLIFFSKKNYAPKFLGITYKKH; encoded by the coding sequence GTGTCAAATATAATAATATTCTTGATTAGTGAAACTTTAATAAATTCTCAAACCTTAATTTTAGCTGGTCTTGGGGGTCTTATAAGCGAGAAAAGTGGAATTATTAATATTGGACTTGAAGGAATAATGACAATAGGAGCATTTTCAGGAGCTACAGTTGCATATTTTACAAATGATCCATTGTTTTCAATTTTTGCTGGTGGGCTAGCAGGGCTTGTTCTTGCTATTTTGCACGCTGTTTTTACAATTTTTTTAAAATCAGATCAAATTATAACCGGAATGGCACTTAATTTTTTAGGACCCGCTATTGCTGTTTTTATAAGCACTTTGATTTTTTCTTCTATTTCAACTCCGCCTATAGAAATAAAGTTGCCGATACTTTTTGATGGAATTTTAAACAAAACATCTTTTATTTTTCAAATTTTTGGCAAAAGATATTCTGTATACATTGCAATCCTAAGTGTGGTTTTGTTTCATATTGTTTTCAAATACACTAAAATTGGGCTTAGAATTAATGCAAGTGGTGAAAATCCAGAGGTATTAGAGTCTGTTGGAGTTAGTGTAAATAAAATTAGATTTTTTTGCGTTCTTTTGAGTGGTTTTTTAGCAGGGGTTTCAGGTGCTGTTCTTACAACGGTGGTTGCATCAAGTTATGTGCAAGGGGTTACAGGTGGACAAGGTTTTATTGCTATTGTAATGTTGATTTTTGGAAAATGGACGCCTTTGGGAGTTTTAATAGGCAGTTTTTTGTTTTCATTTGTGAAAACTTTGGCAATTGTTTTGGCTCAATTACCCTTTTTTTCTTTAATAATGCCTCCCAAAATGTTAGTGATTACCCCATATTTAATTATTATTCTAAGTCTTATCTTTTTTTCAAAAAAAAATTATGCGCCTAAGTTCTTAGGAATAACCTATAAAAAGCATTAG
- a CDS encoding methyl-accepting chemotaxis protein, translating to MLLKLKYRFVGFLLLFLIFILLLFSTIFNFVLCGYLEDYYKQLTRAQVRRAAFSLQSFLDTLHVIINGAASNLALETISEFAMSENRGKDFSESELIDLRKNPKFVIDSVKVSKKYRQYLYNFMANLKNDTLFEEFAFFDFEGRVIVSTRHENNMDFGHSEANTNYFKKAVEDYRQNQLKFIGWYSNLSEGISAEVAIRSKQSEKKAFAIIVPVYSPEDKLVCGYLAGYLLNDIVADSFDRFRFGFYKRGNFIYVDPNNIAVNPFEEYNETSRVSSKFLNVLKDVFSKPPFPSNIASEVSVYTIDRILLSEMGEDCYYAMLPISSKLGEKSGVLIARLPYKDIYGVISSLRFQYILYSVLGIIALSIVLSIRIDRIISFRLNAIRVLVQDMVKGNLDKDYALDDDENTLDELGMLSLQVVKMKKAISVAISSVLRNISYVNKASLEVASSSQNLSSSALQQASALEEMSANVEQIASGVNMSANNSYETEQIALKTNENSQIGGRAVEESVIAMQDIVEKVSVIEEIARKTNLLALNAAIEAARAGDEGKGFAVVASEIRKLADLSKISALEIGELVEDNSKVATEAGVIFKEMLPEIEETANLVKKISEGSSKQSDQIAQFKMALDQVGEVVQSSASSSEQLSSMSDKMLEKSKELRKSVLFFKIKDSKIENPENDDYDFRLIDCPENSFKDENQNLKSNGISTSNASGHNNYSLDIESESSVRTINKRVDPKKAIDIADKDLNFDDDFSEF from the coding sequence ATGTTATTGAAGCTTAAATACAGGTTTGTTGGATTTTTATTATTGTTTTTAATTTTTATACTGCTACTTTTTTCCACGATTTTTAATTTTGTTTTATGCGGTTATTTAGAAGATTATTATAAGCAGCTTACAAGGGCGCAAGTAAGAAGAGCAGCTTTTTCTTTGCAATCTTTTTTAGACACCCTGCATGTCATAATCAATGGTGCAGCTTCTAATTTGGCACTTGAAACCATATCAGAATTTGCAATGTCTGAGAATAGAGGAAAAGATTTCTCTGAGTCGGAATTGATAGATTTAAGAAAAAATCCAAAATTTGTTATTGACTCTGTAAAGGTGAGCAAAAAATATCGACAATACTTATACAATTTTATGGCCAATCTTAAAAATGATACCCTTTTTGAAGAATTCGCTTTTTTTGATTTTGAAGGGAGAGTAATTGTTAGCACAAGACATGAGAATAATATGGATTTTGGTCATTCTGAGGCTAATACCAATTATTTTAAAAAAGCTGTTGAGGATTATAGGCAAAACCAATTAAAATTTATAGGTTGGTATTCAAATCTTTCTGAAGGAATATCCGCAGAAGTTGCTATTAGGTCTAAACAAAGCGAAAAAAAGGCTTTTGCAATAATTGTACCTGTATATTCCCCAGAAGATAAACTTGTTTGTGGGTATTTGGCCGGATATTTGCTTAATGATATTGTGGCAGATAGTTTTGATAGATTTAGATTCGGTTTTTATAAAAGAGGCAATTTTATTTATGTGGATCCCAACAATATAGCAGTTAATCCTTTTGAAGAATATAATGAAACCAGCAGGGTTAGTTCTAAATTTTTGAATGTTCTTAAAGATGTTTTCTCTAAGCCCCCTTTTCCATCAAACATTGCCAGTGAAGTGTCGGTTTACACTATTGATAGAATACTTTTGTCCGAAATGGGAGAAGATTGTTATTATGCAATGTTGCCCATAAGTAGTAAATTGGGAGAAAAGAGTGGAGTACTTATTGCTAGGCTTCCTTATAAGGATATTTACGGAGTAATATCTAGTCTAAGATTTCAGTATATTTTATATTCAGTCTTAGGCATTATAGCATTAAGTATTGTTCTTTCAATTAGAATAGACAGGATTATTAGTTTTCGTTTAAACGCAATTAGAGTTCTAGTTCAAGATATGGTTAAGGGCAATTTAGATAAAGATTATGCTCTTGATGATGATGAAAATACTCTTGATGAACTTGGCATGTTAAGTCTTCAGGTTGTTAAAATGAAAAAAGCTATTTCTGTAGCAATTTCTAGTGTTTTGAGAAATATTAGCTATGTAAATAAGGCAAGTTTAGAAGTTGCCAGTTCAAGTCAAAATTTAAGCTCTAGTGCATTGCAACAGGCATCTGCTCTTGAAGAAATGTCAGCTAATGTTGAGCAAATAGCCTCAGGTGTCAACATGAGCGCCAATAATTCTTATGAAACAGAACAAATAGCTTTAAAGACGAATGAAAATTCTCAGATAGGTGGTAGGGCCGTTGAAGAATCTGTTATTGCTATGCAAGACATTGTGGAGAAAGTTAGTGTTATTGAAGAGATAGCTAGAAAAACCAATTTACTTGCTTTGAATGCGGCTATTGAAGCTGCAAGAGCAGGAGATGAGGGAAAGGGATTTGCTGTTGTGGCCAGTGAGATTAGAAAGTTGGCTGATTTGAGTAAAATTTCTGCTCTTGAGATTGGAGAGTTAGTTGAAGATAACTCTAAGGTAGCAACTGAAGCGGGAGTGATCTTTAAAGAAATGCTACCCGAAATTGAAGAAACGGCTAATCTTGTTAAGAAGATTTCAGAAGGTAGCTCTAAGCAAAGCGATCAGATTGCTCAATTTAAAATGGCTTTAGATCAGGTTGGAGAAGTTGTTCAATCTTCAGCTTCAAGCAGTGAGCAGCTTTCTAGTATGTCCGATAAAATGTTAGAAAAGTCTAAGGAACTTAGAAAATCTGTATTATTTTTCAAAATTAAAGATTCTAAAATTGAAAATCCAGAAAATGATGATTATGATTTCAGGTTAATAGATTGTCCTGAAAATTCTTTTAAAGATGAAAATCAAAATTTGAAAAGCAATGGAATTTCTACTTCAAATGCCAGTGGGCATAATAATTATTCTTTAGATATTGAGAGCGAATCTTCTGTAAGAACTATTAATAAGCGAGTTGATCCTAAAAAAGCTATCGATATTGCTGATAAGGATTTAAATTTTGATGATGATTTTTCAGAGTTTTAG
- a CDS encoding methyl-accepting chemotaxis protein, whose amino-acid sequence MKLKARMLLLVLILIAFFISILFFAFGMLINSKLVDQQFNLMINLIESIKSSFNLYISSMEEKVRVSSMYFNSAEKFNEASKIKSKRLSFISDQSEILIQTGSNMMVTDKEGKIVFTTAVKDNSDFGKSIGDREYFTKLKESNSIVYNSFVMLADPGSIEESLLKDISKIKNKKGQIPYILIGMPLRDFETDNIFGYFMFLYSMDYIYRSFRGINFGILSSGRALAYDTTGRLLVHHVVLPGDILTDISASYSNIIKKTSEDLLQKNKEISTVYYYDPKSNKKYVGISQKVLLNLSNNKFILLMRTSEDDFYYMSRATTIILAISFVFTLLMLAIATLYLVKKLSSSLNKILEYSERLASGNFTADINFGKWDTVELYSLYEGLEQLRTNFSSVAKGVIENLDYLYENAIQIANASQNLSSGAVEQASTLEQMTANIEQISQGVSENTENAATTEKIAVNTNERTKEGHKSVVKAIEAMTVITEKIGIIDEITRQTNLLALNASIEAARVGEKGKGFEVVAAEVRKLADQSKESAREIIDIANRSLTVASRAGENFEQIVPGMEQTARLVKNISNESYKQSVQIEQFKNAIEQVSQLVQTTASSSEELSAMSEKMLESVKDLKESVDYFKIEK is encoded by the coding sequence ATGAAGCTTAAAGCTAGGATGTTGCTACTTGTTCTTATTCTGATAGCATTCTTTATATCAATTTTGTTTTTTGCTTTTGGAATGCTTATTAATAGTAAATTGGTGGATCAACAGTTTAATCTTATGATAAATCTTATTGAAAGCATTAAAAGTTCTTTTAATCTTTACATCTCTTCAATGGAAGAGAAAGTTAGGGTTAGTTCCATGTATTTCAACTCTGCTGAAAAATTTAATGAGGCTAGTAAAATTAAATCCAAAAGGTTGAGCTTTATTTCAGATCAATCTGAAATTCTTATTCAAACCGGTAGTAATATGATGGTTACAGACAAAGAAGGTAAAATAGTGTTTACTACGGCGGTTAAGGATAATAGTGATTTTGGCAAATCTATTGGGGATAGAGAATATTTTACAAAACTTAAGGAGTCTAATAGTATTGTTTACAATTCCTTTGTCATGTTGGCAGATCCCGGGTCTATTGAGGAGTCTTTACTTAAAGATATTTCCAAGATAAAAAATAAAAAAGGTCAGATTCCTTACATATTAATAGGTATGCCATTAAGAGATTTTGAAACAGATAACATTTTTGGTTATTTTATGTTTCTTTATTCAATGGATTATATATATAGGTCTTTTAGAGGGATTAATTTTGGAATACTCTCTAGCGGTCGTGCGCTAGCTTATGATACTACGGGTAGATTGTTGGTTCATCATGTAGTATTGCCAGGTGATATTTTGACTGATATTAGTGCTTCTTATTCCAATATTATTAAGAAAACATCTGAAGATTTGTTGCAAAAGAATAAAGAAATTTCAACTGTTTATTATTATGATCCTAAAAGCAATAAGAAATATGTGGGAATTAGTCAAAAGGTGTTATTAAACTTGTCTAATAATAAATTTATTCTTTTAATGAGAACTTCAGAGGACGATTTTTATTACATGTCACGAGCTACAACTATAATCTTAGCAATTAGTTTTGTATTTACATTACTTATGCTTGCTATTGCAACTCTTTATCTTGTGAAAAAGTTAAGCTCTTCTTTGAATAAGATACTGGAATATTCTGAGAGACTTGCTTCTGGTAATTTTACTGCTGATATTAATTTTGGCAAATGGGATACTGTAGAGCTTTACAGTTTGTACGAAGGGCTTGAGCAGTTGAGAACCAATTTTTCTTCAGTTGCAAAAGGAGTTATTGAAAATCTAGATTATCTTTATGAAAATGCAATTCAAATAGCAAATGCAAGCCAGAATTTAAGTTCTGGCGCTGTTGAGCAGGCTTCTACTTTAGAGCAAATGACAGCAAATATTGAGCAAATTTCACAAGGTGTTTCTGAGAATACTGAAAATGCAGCTACTACTGAAAAAATTGCTGTTAATACTAATGAAAGGACTAAAGAGGGGCATAAATCTGTTGTTAAGGCTATTGAGGCAATGACTGTAATTACTGAAAAAATTGGAATTATTGATGAGATAACAAGGCAAACCAATTTGCTTGCTTTAAATGCCTCGATTGAAGCTGCACGAGTGGGAGAAAAGGGCAAGGGATTTGAAGTGGTAGCTGCTGAGGTTAGAAAGCTTGCAGATCAAAGCAAAGAATCAGCAAGAGAGATTATTGATATTGCAAACAGAAGTTTAACTGTTGCAAGTCGTGCTGGGGAAAATTTTGAACAAATAGTTCCTGGTATGGAACAAACAGCCAGACTTGTAAAAAATATTTCTAATGAAAGTTATAAGCAAAGTGTTCAAATAGAGCAATTTAAAAATGCAATAGAGCAGGTTAGTCAGTTAGTCCAAACTACAGCCTCAAGCAGTGAAGAGCTTTCTGCAATGTCTGAAAAGATGTTAGAGAGTGTAAAAGATTTAAAAGAATCTGTTGATTATTTTAAGATCGAAAAGTAA
- the mnmA gene encoding tRNA 2-thiouridine(34) synthase MnmA produces the protein MKIAVLLSGGVDSSVALYRIINKGYSNIKCYYLKIWVEDELSYIGNCPWQEDLNYVEAICNKFNVPYEIINFQKEYYNKVVSYTIEELKNGNTPSPDIFCNQRIKFGAFFEKINSQYDLVVTGHYAKIQIKESKFLLKQAKDKIKDQSYFLSHLSQKQMSKLYFPLGTLLKSEVRQIAKNINLPNKDRKDSQGICFLGKIKYNEFIKYHLGEKKGNIIEKETGKIIGIHNGYWFFTVGQRRGIKLSNGPWFVIEKDLEKNIIYISHNENYLKQAKRKFLVHEIHWINDTPTNFENFKIKIRHGEKKYSCKLKLITNNLMEISLNKKDQGISPGQFAIFYKNTECLGGAKIFKIIE, from the coding sequence ATGAAAATAGCCGTGCTTTTATCTGGAGGAGTCGACAGTTCTGTTGCCCTTTATAGAATTATAAACAAAGGATATTCAAATATAAAATGCTACTATTTAAAAATCTGGGTTGAAGATGAACTGTCTTATATTGGAAACTGCCCTTGGCAAGAAGATTTAAATTATGTTGAAGCTATATGCAACAAATTTAATGTACCGTATGAAATAATAAACTTTCAAAAAGAATATTATAACAAAGTAGTAAGCTATACTATTGAAGAACTTAAAAATGGCAATACCCCAAGTCCAGATATTTTTTGCAATCAAAGGATAAAGTTTGGAGCATTTTTTGAGAAAATCAATAGCCAATATGATTTGGTTGTAACGGGACATTACGCTAAAATACAAATAAAAGAAAGTAAATTTTTATTAAAACAGGCAAAAGATAAAATTAAAGACCAAAGCTACTTTTTATCTCATCTCTCTCAAAAACAAATGTCAAAACTATACTTTCCCTTAGGCACATTACTTAAAAGCGAAGTAAGACAAATAGCTAAAAACATAAATTTACCCAACAAAGATAGAAAAGATAGTCAGGGTATTTGCTTTTTAGGAAAAATTAAATATAACGAATTTATCAAATACCATCTTGGAGAGAAAAAGGGAAATATAATTGAAAAAGAAACGGGAAAAATAATAGGAATTCACAACGGATATTGGTTTTTTACAGTTGGACAAAGAAGAGGAATAAAACTTAGCAACGGGCCATGGTTCGTCATAGAAAAAGATCTGGAAAAAAATATTATATACATATCCCATAACGAGAATTATTTAAAACAAGCAAAACGCAAATTTTTAGTTCACGAAATACATTGGATAAACGACACACCTACGAACTTTGAAAATTTCAAAATTAAAATAAGACATGGCGAAAAGAAATACTCATGCAAATTAAAACTTATTACAAATAACTTAATGGAAATTTCTTTAAACAAAAAAGATCAAGGAATCTCCCCAGGACAATTTGCAATTTTTTATAAAAACACAGAATGCCTGGGGGGTGCTAAAATTTTTAAAATCATAGAATAA
- a CDS encoding hydroxymethylglutaryl-CoA synthase, protein MRIGISDIRIFLPLNYLDFSVLLENPLYFSNEVFFKKINRAIDATLQKGFRFTSPNEDSVTMASSAVKLIFDNNNLDLSKIRILLGGTETGVDHSKAISSYVFGALKQSGICLGNNFLTFQVQHACAGAAMSLHTVASVLSHSNNSEYGIVFSSDIAHYSNLTTAEITQGAGATAILIEKNPKLLSINLSEFGVYTDDVDDFFRPFGSVEAKVRGQYSVECYNNANENALRDFAFKKQLSMKDLFSNYRFVLHVPFAKMPIDSMHYILKKYYSDDESVRNAYLESIDFYDGVEAAMEVGNLYTGSIFLSLAFYLKRVFSKKDITGEKILFCSYGSGNIMIIYELTIEKSAFDVIKLWDLEGLIKNRNNANFEEYKDFFQNKIIPGESRGFYLKELRNDGYRVYGYRA, encoded by the coding sequence ATGAGAATAGGTATTAGTGATATTAGAATTTTTTTACCTTTAAATTATTTAGATTTTTCTGTTCTTTTGGAAAATCCTTTATATTTTTCTAATGAAGTTTTTTTTAAAAAAATCAATAGAGCAATAGATGCAACCTTGCAAAAAGGTTTTAGGTTTACCAGTCCTAATGAGGATAGTGTAACCATGGCAAGTTCGGCTGTTAAGCTTATTTTTGACAACAATAATCTTGATTTAAGCAAAATTAGAATACTTTTGGGTGGAACTGAAACAGGCGTTGATCATTCAAAGGCCATTTCTTCTTATGTTTTTGGAGCCTTAAAGCAATCTGGTATTTGTCTGGGAAATAATTTTCTAACTTTCCAGGTTCAACATGCGTGTGCTGGTGCTGCTATGTCTTTGCACACTGTGGCAAGTGTTTTAAGCCATTCCAATAATTCTGAATACGGCATAGTTTTTTCTTCAGATATTGCACATTATAGCAATCTTACTACGGCTGAGATTACCCAAGGAGCCGGCGCAACTGCAATTTTGATTGAAAAAAATCCAAAGCTACTTTCGATCAATTTATCTGAATTTGGAGTTTATACTGATGATGTTGACGATTTTTTTAGGCCTTTTGGAAGTGTTGAGGCTAAGGTGCGAGGTCAGTATTCAGTTGAATGTTACAATAATGCAAACGAAAATGCTTTAAGAGATTTTGCTTTCAAAAAGCAACTTAGTATGAAAGATTTATTTTCTAATTATAGGTTTGTTTTGCATGTTCCTTTTGCTAAAATGCCAATAGATTCAATGCATTATATTTTGAAAAAATATTATAGCGATGACGAATCTGTTAGAAATGCTTATTTAGAATCAATAGATTTTTACGATGGAGTTGAAGCTGCTATGGAAGTGGGAAATTTGTATACAGGTTCAATTTTTCTATCTTTAGCATTTTATTTAAAAAGAGTATTTTCCAAGAAAGATATTACAGGGGAAAAGATATTGTTTTGCTCTTATGGATCTGGCAATATTATGATTATTTATGAACTTACCATCGAAAAGAGTGCTTTTGATGTTATTAAATTATGGGATCTTGAAGGTCTTATAAAAAATAGAAATAATGCAAATTTTGAAGAATATAAAGATTTTTTTCAAAATAAAATAATTCCTGGTGAATCCAGAGGATTTTATTTAAAAGAACTAAGGAATGATGGATACCGAGTTTATGGGTATCGAGCCTAA
- the fni gene encoding type 2 isopentenyl-diphosphate Delta-isomerase, with amino-acid sequence MGIEPNILENKKRHIEICLNKNDVKGGCNFLKFIKLKHNALSDFNFSEINIKEEIFGYNISMPVFISSMTGGSKEGNDFNKSLVRIANYLKIPIGLGSFKLLFKYPEYIRDFTLKRYAHNIPLFANVGAVQIVEFGISKIAEMIKRLEVDAIIVHLNAGQELMKVDGDRNFKGIRESIAKLSDFLSVPLIVKETGFGISPKDVKELFSLGASYVDLAGSGGTNWILVEGMKSNNLNIASCFSDWGIPSVFTLLSIDDSLKANIFASGGYETGMDIAKGIALGARLIGVAAVVLRAFYDSGEDAVFGLFSDYEHILKMSMFLSGSKSLLEFRNNKYFLSSYLLDELGVFKQFYGT; translated from the coding sequence ATGGGTATCGAGCCTAATATATTAGAAAATAAAAAAAGGCATATTGAGATTTGTTTAAATAAAAACGATGTTAAAGGTGGCTGTAATTTCTTAAAGTTTATTAAGCTAAAACACAATGCTCTTAGTGATTTTAATTTTTCCGAGATAAACATAAAAGAAGAGATATTTGGATACAATATTAGTATGCCTGTTTTTATTTCTTCCATGACAGGGGGCAGTAAAGAGGGGAATGACTTTAATAAATCTTTAGTTAGAATTGCAAATTATTTAAAAATTCCTATAGGGCTAGGTTCTTTTAAGCTTTTGTTTAAGTATCCCGAGTACATAAGAGACTTTACTCTTAAAAGGTATGCTCATAATATTCCTTTGTTTGCCAATGTTGGTGCTGTTCAGATTGTTGAATTTGGTATTTCTAAAATAGCTGAAATGATTAAAAGATTAGAAGTTGATGCAATTATTGTTCATCTTAATGCAGGACAAGAATTGATGAAGGTTGATGGAGATAGAAATTTTAAAGGAATAAGAGAGTCAATAGCCAAATTGTCAGACTTTTTAAGTGTTCCATTGATTGTTAAAGAGACAGGTTTTGGAATTTCGCCAAAAGACGTTAAGGAATTGTTCAGCCTTGGTGCTTCTTATGTTGATCTTGCAGGGAGTGGTGGAACTAATTGGATTTTAGTAGAAGGCATGAAGAGTAATAATCTAAACATTGCATCTTGTTTTTCTGATTGGGGTATACCTTCGGTTTTTACTTTACTTAGTATTGATGATTCTCTAAAGGCTAATATTTTTGCATCTGGTGGATATGAGACGGGCATGGATATTGCTAAAGGCATTGCCCTTGGAGCCAGGCTTATAGGTGTTGCAGCAGTTGTTCTTAGGGCTTTTTATGATTCAGGAGAAGATGCTGTATTTGGTCTTTTTTCTGATTATGAACATATTTTAAAAATGTCTATGTTTTTAAGTGGAAGCAAAAGTTTATTAGAGTTTAGAAATAATAAGTATTTTTTAAGTAGTTATTTGCTTGATGAACTTGGAGTCTTTAAGCAGTTTTATGGAACTTAG